The proteins below are encoded in one region of bacterium:
- the trpE gene encoding anthranilate synthase component I → MTEPNRRPPLATPEAPAPLEPVRAVIPADLETPVSVFLKLEGRGAVFLLESVERGLQMGRYSFIGLDPGVELTQRDDTVVVTRHQEGRATVMTTAIDPADPLAAVRSELARAPLAPSPDRPLPPPLGGAVGYLGYDLVRYFDGIPLPDGGGDELPGFHFVVPRTMVVFDHARSELEILSVPEGPQAADRERAGARIRQLLELLAAPLPASALRQGPTVPARDEFPAHAGDLRAEVSREEFMDRVRRAQEHILAGDAFQIVLSQRLVGTATVPPFAVYRALRILNPSPYLFYLDFGDHQLIGSSPEMLVRLHEGRLQVNPIAGTRPRGDTAAADNALAADLLADEKERAEHVMLVDLGRNDLGRVCRLGSVQVDDFMAIERYSHVMHLVSRVSGEMLPGLDMFDALRSTFPAGTVSGAPKIRAMQIISELEGRRRGHYAGAVGYFGQSGDMDMCIAIRTLLCRGEQFSVQAGAGIVVDSDPAREHEETLDKMSALARAVRLAGEGR, encoded by the coding sequence ATGACCGAGCCGAACCGCCGCCCACCGCTCGCAACGCCGGAAGCCCCGGCGCCGCTGGAGCCGGTGCGCGCGGTGATTCCCGCCGACCTCGAGACCCCGGTCTCCGTGTTCCTGAAGCTGGAAGGGCGCGGCGCCGTGTTCCTGCTCGAGAGCGTCGAGCGCGGGCTGCAGATGGGACGCTACTCGTTCATCGGGCTGGATCCCGGCGTGGAGCTGACGCAGCGCGACGACACGGTCGTGGTCACGCGGCACCAGGAGGGCCGCGCCACGGTGATGACCACCGCGATCGATCCGGCCGACCCGCTGGCCGCGGTGCGCAGCGAGCTGGCGCGCGCGCCGCTGGCGCCGTCGCCGGACCGGCCGTTGCCGCCACCGCTGGGCGGCGCCGTGGGCTACCTCGGCTACGACCTGGTGCGGTACTTCGACGGCATTCCGCTGCCGGACGGCGGCGGCGACGAGTTGCCCGGATTCCATTTCGTGGTGCCGCGCACGATGGTCGTGTTCGACCACGCGCGCAGCGAGCTGGAGATCCTGTCGGTGCCGGAAGGGCCGCAGGCGGCGGACCGCGAGCGGGCCGGGGCGCGCATCCGGCAGCTCCTCGAGCTGCTGGCAGCCCCGCTGCCGGCCTCGGCGCTGCGACAGGGGCCCACCGTGCCGGCGCGGGATGAATTTCCCGCCCATGCCGGCGACCTGCGCGCCGAGGTGTCACGTGAGGAATTCATGGACCGCGTGCGTCGCGCCCAGGAGCACATCCTGGCCGGCGACGCGTTCCAGATCGTGCTCAGCCAGCGCCTGGTAGGCACCGCGACGGTACCGCCGTTCGCGGTCTACCGGGCGCTGCGCATCCTCAATCCCAGCCCCTACCTGTTCTACCTCGACTTCGGCGATCACCAGCTCATCGGCTCGTCGCCGGAGATGCTGGTGCGCCTGCACGAGGGCCGGCTGCAGGTCAATCCCATCGCGGGCACACGTCCGCGCGGTGACACGGCCGCCGCCGACAATGCGCTGGCGGCAGACCTCCTGGCCGATGAAAAGGAACGCGCCGAGCACGTGATGCTGGTGGACCTGGGACGCAACGACCTCGGCCGCGTCTGCCGCCTGGGCTCCGTGCAAGTGGACGACTTCATGGCGATCGAACGGTACAGCCACGTCATGCACCTCGTGTCCCGGGTGTCGGGCGAGATGCTGCCGGGCCTGGACATGTTCGATGCGCTGCGCTCGACGTTCCCCGCCGGCACGGTCTCGGGAGCGCCGAAGATCCGCGCCATGCAGATCATCAGCGAACTGGAGGGCCGACGGCGCGGGCACTATGCCGGGGCGGTCGGCTATTTCGGGCAGTCCGGCGACATGGACATGTGCATCGCCATCCGCACGCTCCTGTGCCGGGGCGAGCAATTCAGCGTGCAGGCCGGCGCCGGCATCGTCGTCGATTCGGATCCCGCGCGGGAACACGAGGAGACCCTCGACAAGATGAGCGCACTGGCGCGCGCCGTGCGGCTGGCCGGGGAGGGACGCTGA
- a CDS encoding aminodeoxychorismate/anthranilate synthase component II: protein MILLIDNYDSFTWNLVQAFGSQGAEVRVERNDAITVEQALALAPAALVVSPGPGGPRDAGVSLAMISAFTGRVPILGVCLGHQCIVEAAGGSVIRAARPVHGKTSRIYHDGAGIYAGLSNPFEATRYHSLIAAEGDLPASLRVTSYTSDGEIMGVRHTQHLVEGVQFHPESILTLEGRLLLANFLGAVRAAGGRHGQPA from the coding sequence ATGATCCTGCTCATCGACAACTACGATTCGTTCACGTGGAACCTTGTGCAGGCGTTCGGCAGCCAGGGCGCCGAGGTGCGCGTCGAGCGCAACGACGCGATCACCGTCGAACAGGCGCTGGCCCTGGCGCCGGCGGCGCTGGTCGTCTCGCCGGGGCCCGGCGGGCCGCGCGACGCCGGCGTGAGCCTGGCGATGATCAGCGCCTTCACCGGTCGCGTGCCCATCCTCGGCGTCTGCCTGGGCCACCAGTGCATCGTCGAGGCTGCGGGCGGCAGCGTGATCCGCGCCGCGCGGCCGGTGCACGGCAAGACGAGCCGCATCTACCACGACGGCGCCGGCATCTATGCCGGGCTCTCGAACCCGTTCGAGGCCACGCGTTACCACTCTCTGATTGCGGCCGAGGGCGACCTGCCGGCTTCGTTGCGCGTCACCAGCTATACGTCCGACGGCGAGATCATGGGCGTGCGCCACACCCAGCACCTTGTCGAGGGCGTGCAGTTCCATCCCGAGTCGATCCTGACCCTCGAAGGCCGGCTGCTGCTGGCCAATTTCCTGGGCGCCGTGCGCGCCGCCGGAGGCCGCCATGGGCAACCTGCCTGA
- the trpD gene encoding anthranilate phosphoribosyltransferase, producing the protein MGNLPEPIPDPSREALELVIAGRDLGRERARDLMAAVMAGQVPPTRLGGLLVALRARGETVDEITGFAEAMRHGAVAISCRRQGLVDTCGTGGDGAGTFNISTATALAAAGMGIPVAKHGNRAVSSRSGSADVLEALGVNLEVGPVRAGELLDELGLAFLFAPLMHPAMRHAGPVRRELGVRTVFNVLGPLTNPAGAELQLLGVFDPALCESMARVLGALGSRRAFVVHGAGGLDEVSPLGPTLVAELRRGAVRTFTFDPADAGIDRCEPADLAGGTAAENAAIITAVLSGRPGPAADAVALNAGFVAVLAGRAPDFRAGVALARAALRSGAALRVLHQLARATGGVPREAA; encoded by the coding sequence ATGGGCAACCTGCCTGAACCGATCCCGGACCCGTCGCGCGAGGCGCTGGAGCTGGTCATCGCCGGCCGCGACCTTGGTCGCGAACGGGCCCGCGACCTGATGGCCGCCGTGATGGCCGGCCAGGTGCCGCCGACGCGCCTGGGCGGACTGCTTGTGGCGCTGCGTGCGCGGGGCGAGACCGTGGACGAGATCACGGGCTTCGCCGAGGCCATGCGGCACGGCGCCGTGGCGATCAGCTGCCGTCGCCAGGGACTCGTGGACACCTGCGGCACCGGCGGCGACGGCGCGGGCACCTTCAACATCTCCACGGCCACGGCGCTGGCGGCCGCCGGCATGGGGATTCCCGTGGCCAAGCACGGGAATCGGGCCGTGTCGTCGCGCAGCGGCAGCGCCGACGTGCTGGAGGCGCTCGGCGTGAACCTCGAGGTGGGCCCGGTCCGTGCCGGCGAACTGCTGGACGAGCTGGGACTGGCCTTCCTCTTTGCGCCGCTCATGCACCCGGCCATGCGCCACGCCGGTCCCGTGCGCCGCGAACTGGGCGTGCGCACGGTGTTCAACGTGCTCGGACCGCTGACCAATCCTGCGGGCGCCGAGTTGCAGCTGCTGGGCGTGTTCGATCCCGCGCTCTGCGAGAGCATGGCGCGCGTGCTGGGCGCGCTCGGCTCGCGGCGCGCCTTCGTCGTGCACGGTGCCGGCGGACTGGACGAGGTTTCGCCCCTGGGGCCCACGCTGGTGGCGGAACTGCGACGCGGCGCGGTGCGCACGTTCACGTTCGACCCGGCCGACGCCGGCATCGACCGGTGCGAGCCGGCCGACCTGGCCGGCGGCACGGCCGCCGAGAACGCGGCGATCATCACGGCCGTACTCTCGGGCCGCCCCGGGCCGGCCGCCGACGCCGTGGCGCTGAACGCGGGCTTCGTGGCCGTGCTGGCCGGACGTGCTCCCGACTTCCGCGCCGGCGTGGCGCTGGCGCGCGCGGCACTCCGCAGCGGCGCCGCCCTGCGCGTGTTGCACCAGCTGGCGCGCGCGACCGGCGGCGTGCCACGGGAGGCGGCATGA
- the trpB gene encoding tryptophan synthase subunit beta — MTSPMQAHPGGGGGVLAAGGPGRFGPYGGQFVPETLMPCLRELEAVWLEARRDPAFLGELAGLLADYSGRPTPLYRARRFEADCGGHARVWLKREDLNHTGAHKINNCLGQVLLARRMGKQRLIAETGAGQHGVATATVAALAGMSCTVYMGEVDMQRQEPNVQRMRLLGAEVVPVLSGARTLKDATSEAIRDWVTNVAGSHYIIGSTVGPHPYPSLVRDFQAVIGVEARRQVLEKEGRLPDLAIACVGGGSNAAGLFAGFIDDPVALFGVEAGGGPQGHSAALCRGLPGVLHGSYSYLLQDGDGQVVPAHSIAAGLDYPGVGPEHSFLKDSGRVTYQEVDDAEALVAFGDLCRLEGIIPALESSHALAFCRRLLADDEACAGLRATRPGGEGAGPLVVVVNLSGRGDKDMHGNDGGAHEQAR; from the coding sequence ATGACGAGCCCGATGCAGGCGCACCCCGGCGGCGGCGGCGGCGTGCTGGCCGCCGGCGGACCGGGGCGGTTCGGCCCCTACGGCGGGCAGTTCGTGCCCGAGACCCTCATGCCCTGCCTGCGCGAACTGGAGGCCGTGTGGCTCGAAGCGCGCCGGGATCCGGCTTTCCTGGGCGAGCTCGCCGGGCTGCTGGCCGACTACAGCGGGCGTCCGACGCCGCTCTACCGCGCGCGCCGGTTCGAAGCCGACTGCGGCGGCCACGCGCGCGTGTGGCTCAAGCGCGAAGACCTCAACCACACCGGCGCCCACAAGATCAACAACTGCCTGGGCCAGGTGCTGCTGGCAAGGCGCATGGGCAAACAGCGCCTCATCGCCGAGACCGGCGCCGGCCAGCACGGCGTGGCCACGGCGACGGTGGCGGCGCTGGCCGGCATGTCCTGCACCGTCTACATGGGCGAAGTCGACATGCAGCGCCAGGAGCCGAACGTGCAGCGCATGCGCCTGCTCGGCGCCGAAGTGGTGCCGGTGCTGTCGGGCGCGCGCACGCTCAAGGACGCCACCAGCGAGGCCATCCGCGACTGGGTGACGAATGTCGCCGGCAGCCACTACATCATCGGCTCCACCGTGGGGCCCCATCCCTATCCCTCGCTGGTGCGCGATTTCCAGGCCGTGATCGGTGTCGAGGCCCGGCGCCAGGTGCTGGAGAAGGAAGGGCGCCTGCCCGACCTCGCCATCGCCTGCGTGGGCGGCGGCAGCAATGCGGCCGGGCTCTTTGCCGGGTTCATCGACGATCCCGTGGCGCTGTTCGGCGTCGAGGCCGGCGGCGGACCGCAGGGCCACTCGGCGGCCCTCTGCCGCGGACTGCCGGGCGTGCTGCACGGTTCGTACAGCTACCTGCTCCAGGACGGGGACGGCCAGGTCGTGCCCGCCCACTCGATCGCCGCGGGGCTGGACTACCCGGGTGTCGGGCCCGAGCACAGCTTCCTCAAGGACAGCGGCCGCGTGACCTACCAAGAGGTGGATGATGCGGAAGCGCTGGTGGCGTTCGGCGACCTGTGCCGCCTGGAGGGCATCATTCCCGCGCTGGAATCGAGCCACGCGCTGGCGTTCTGCCGCAGGCTGCTGGCCGACGACGAGGCCTGCGCGGGATTGCGCGCCACGCGGCCGGGCGGCGAGGGTGCCGGACCGCTGGTCGTCGTCGTGAATCTCTCGGGCCGCGGCGACAAGGACATGCACGGAAACGACGGAGGCGCCCATGAACAGGCTCGGTGA
- a CDS encoding tryptophan synthase subunit alpha, with translation MNRLGDVVEQLRRDGVRPVVPFVTAGFPDPDACRGALRGAKDAGCRLVEIGVPFSDPVADGPVIQAASQRALAQGMTLAGSLELAAWAHRELELAVVLMGYLNPVLRMGAPAFTRAAAAAGVAGVIVPDLPLEESALLGAALAEAGIDLVPLVAPTTDADRLRRQAERASGFLYLVSTTGVTGTGAGAGDDLEAYVARVRAACALPLYVGFGVGTTAQAARVASCADGAIVGSALLRRLETAGNAEIARATAAGFIGELDRAMNAGAAGRAKGERT, from the coding sequence ATGAACAGGCTCGGTGACGTGGTCGAGCAACTGCGCCGCGACGGCGTGCGACCGGTGGTGCCGTTCGTGACGGCCGGATTTCCCGACCCGGACGCCTGCCGCGGCGCGCTGCGGGGCGCGAAGGACGCCGGCTGCCGGCTGGTGGAGATCGGCGTGCCGTTCAGCGATCCGGTGGCCGACGGGCCGGTCATCCAGGCGGCTTCGCAAAGGGCGCTGGCCCAGGGCATGACGCTGGCCGGCTCCCTTGAGCTGGCGGCGTGGGCCCACCGCGAGCTCGAACTTGCGGTCGTGCTCATGGGCTACCTGAACCCGGTGCTGCGGATGGGCGCTCCTGCATTCACGCGCGCGGCCGCCGCGGCCGGCGTGGCCGGGGTCATCGTGCCGGACCTGCCGCTCGAGGAATCGGCTCTGCTGGGCGCCGCGCTGGCCGAAGCAGGCATCGACCTGGTGCCGCTCGTGGCGCCCACCACCGACGCCGATCGCCTGCGCCGCCAGGCCGAACGGGCTTCCGGTTTCCTCTACCTCGTCTCGACCACCGGCGTGACGGGCACGGGCGCCGGCGCCGGCGACGACCTCGAAGCGTACGTCGCACGCGTGCGCGCTGCCTGCGCGTTGCCGCTCTATGTGGGTTTCGGCGTCGGCACGACTGCGCAGGCCGCGCGCGTGGCGTCCTGCGCCGACGGCGCCATCGTCGGCAGCGCCCTGCTGCGGCGTCTGGAGACGGCCGGAAATGCGGAGATCGCGCGCGCGACCGCCGCCGGATTCATCGGTGAACTGGACCGCGCCATGAACGCGGGCGCGGCTGGCCGCGCGAAAGGCGAACGCACATGA
- the aroF gene encoding 3-deoxy-7-phosphoheptulonate synthase — protein sequence MIIVMRENATLQELSGVIRELEARGLRPRPSHGNSRTVVGVMEAGASQLEGVSALPGVEQVSTMSSSFKMVSRDFRAEPTVINLGGAQVGGRNFVVMAGPCAVESTGQLLACARQVRACGGSALRGGAFKPRTSPYSFQGLGEEGLKILAAAREETGLPVITEVVSPDAVPLVARYADVLQIGARNMQNYALLEAVGRERKPVLLKRGLMSTIEELLLAAEYLLSNGNHQVMLCERGIRTFERATRNTLDLSAVPVIKQLSHLPVIVDPSHGVGHSAYVESMCRAAAAAGADGIIVEMHPDPAKAVSDGQQSLDFGAFARMMDAVRPVAAAVGRPMPDLPAA from the coding sequence ATGATCATCGTGATGAGGGAGAACGCGACGCTGCAGGAACTGAGCGGCGTCATCCGTGAACTGGAAGCGCGCGGCCTGCGTCCGCGGCCGTCGCACGGGAACAGCCGCACCGTGGTCGGCGTGATGGAAGCGGGCGCTTCACAGCTGGAAGGCGTGTCGGCGCTGCCCGGCGTGGAACAGGTCTCGACCATGTCGAGCAGCTTCAAGATGGTCAGCCGCGACTTCCGCGCCGAGCCGACCGTGATCAACCTCGGTGGTGCTCAGGTGGGCGGCCGCAACTTCGTGGTGATGGCGGGCCCGTGCGCCGTGGAGTCGACCGGCCAGCTGCTGGCCTGCGCGCGGCAGGTGCGCGCCTGCGGCGGCAGTGCGCTGCGGGGCGGCGCCTTCAAGCCGCGCACGTCGCCGTACAGTTTCCAGGGGCTGGGCGAGGAAGGGCTGAAGATCCTCGCCGCCGCGCGCGAGGAAACGGGGCTGCCCGTGATCACCGAGGTGGTCTCGCCCGACGCCGTGCCCCTGGTGGCCCGCTATGCCGACGTGCTGCAGATCGGCGCCCGCAACATGCAGAACTATGCGTTGCTCGAGGCCGTGGGGCGCGAGCGCAAGCCGGTGCTGCTCAAGCGCGGACTGATGTCGACCATCGAGGAACTGCTGCTCGCGGCCGAGTACCTGCTCTCGAACGGCAACCACCAGGTGATGCTCTGCGAGCGCGGCATCCGCACCTTCGAGCGCGCGACGCGCAACACGCTGGACCTGTCGGCGGTGCCGGTGATCAAGCAGTTGAGCCACCTGCCGGTGATCGTCGATCCCAGCCACGGCGTGGGCCACAGCGCCTATGTGGAATCGATGTGCCGCGCGGCGGCGGCCGCCGGCGCCGACGGCATCATCGTCGAGATGCACCCCGACCCGGCGAAGGCGGTGTCAGACGGGCAGCAGAGCCTGGATTTCGGCGCCTTCGCGCGGATGATGGATGCGGTGCGGCCGGTGGCGGCTGCGGTGGGAAGGCCGATGCCGGACCTGCCTGCCGCCTGA
- a CDS encoding HD domain-containing protein, translated as MAIRYTPLELDEPLLFGIGLSGTVSRADKQNLLALADRCLERGKLHIILDMTGLTAIGGGGARVLADFQLSLTSRDGEAVFVGAGKTVRRFLRQRFDDMPLRFFPSVEVAQARFTDADYLWDPDAEELAADLAAADHRDEDAPTSTGGVGAVAAFEDDDLPSEVETAAEVPAPAPKSPRSARPERPAPRAAAPAKARDEGRDAVQDVLDEFNGREEDDPASGPGGRRKDHHYTSLAEAADELGRWRPGEGDADFAIALRNLLFSHGLAEDALLLTRSEDLLQDARNQWALPADGSLATQLLEASGPLTMLDLADGDLLPAETELLEHLTPDLLLPIRVGDQLVATLLLVRGDGEREYSVAEHFALELLMRLLAGALAGPAAAPGAAATSSPSGADEPAPAIMAPGVSEFSPTGRLWTAADAGDDALADALMQLALKLPEANDAPHFWRLLARQVWPVLPLRCVGFLAPGVTRPQVVAGNAEAWDRLEMGDGKLQHFLRAMELPVRVANLPNFFRQTRESLLDAGVDWIVGLNWQDEFLGSALLGLEPSFTRQDLATLLTELFGEASRLLHRLDTEPAATDVDLEIVRLLVEQHEKRSQGPFAITGAMVGPLRRLSRAMGFTVEQERDLIQGCLLRDLGLAAREDALMGPRAAMDPTQWPRFRQHPTEGASLLRGLQAPQTVLDVVAAHHERFNGKGFPMGLKGRQIPLAARIVKVVESWVALRTGDASRAPLGAEEALELMLADAGERLDPDIVAVFTRSLQPELQRAGAGAPPGA; from the coding sequence ATGGCGATCCGCTACACACCACTGGAACTCGATGAGCCCCTTCTGTTCGGCATCGGGCTGAGCGGAACGGTCAGTCGCGCCGACAAGCAGAACCTGCTGGCGCTGGCCGACCGCTGCCTTGAGCGCGGGAAGCTCCACATCATCCTGGACATGACGGGATTGACCGCGATCGGGGGCGGCGGCGCCCGCGTGCTGGCGGACTTCCAGCTGAGCCTGACCTCGCGTGATGGTGAGGCCGTGTTCGTCGGTGCGGGCAAGACCGTGCGCCGGTTCCTGCGTCAGCGCTTCGATGACATGCCGCTGCGCTTCTTCCCTTCGGTCGAGGTGGCGCAGGCGCGCTTCACCGACGCGGACTACCTCTGGGATCCCGACGCTGAGGAACTCGCAGCCGACCTGGCTGCCGCCGATCATCGCGATGAAGATGCCCCCACGAGCACCGGCGGTGTCGGCGCGGTAGCTGCCTTCGAGGATGATGACCTGCCGAGTGAGGTCGAGACTGCAGCCGAGGTTCCGGCGCCGGCACCGAAGTCGCCGCGATCGGCGCGCCCGGAACGCCCGGCGCCCCGCGCCGCAGCCCCGGCCAAGGCGCGCGACGAAGGTCGCGACGCGGTCCAGGATGTGCTCGACGAATTCAACGGGCGCGAGGAGGATGATCCTGCCTCGGGCCCCGGTGGCCGGCGCAAGGACCACCACTACACGTCACTGGCCGAAGCGGCCGACGAGTTGGGTCGCTGGCGCCCGGGCGAGGGCGATGCCGACTTTGCCATCGCGCTGCGCAATCTCCTGTTCAGCCACGGCCTGGCCGAGGATGCGCTGCTGCTGACGCGCAGCGAGGACCTGCTCCAGGACGCGCGGAACCAGTGGGCGCTGCCGGCCGACGGTTCGCTGGCCACCCAGCTGCTCGAGGCTTCCGGTCCCCTGACGATGCTGGACCTGGCCGACGGCGACCTGCTGCCGGCCGAGACCGAACTGCTCGAGCACCTGACGCCGGACCTGTTGCTGCCCATCCGCGTCGGCGACCAACTGGTGGCCACGCTGCTTCTCGTGCGCGGCGACGGCGAGCGCGAGTATTCCGTAGCCGAGCACTTCGCCCTGGAACTCCTGATGCGCCTGCTCGCGGGCGCGCTGGCCGGGCCGGCCGCCGCGCCAGGCGCGGCCGCCACGTCGTCGCCGTCCGGGGCGGACGAACCGGCTCCGGCCATCATGGCCCCGGGCGTCTCCGAGTTCTCGCCGACGGGCCGCCTCTGGACCGCAGCCGACGCGGGCGATGATGCGCTGGCCGACGCGCTGATGCAGCTGGCCCTCAAGCTGCCCGAAGCCAACGATGCGCCGCACTTCTGGCGCCTGCTCGCGCGCCAGGTGTGGCCGGTCCTCCCGTTGCGATGCGTCGGCTTCCTCGCGCCGGGAGTCACCCGTCCCCAGGTCGTGGCCGGCAACGCTGAGGCGTGGGATCGCCTCGAAATGGGCGACGGCAAGCTTCAGCACTTCCTGCGCGCCATGGAACTTCCCGTGCGCGTGGCCAACCTCCCGAACTTCTTCCGGCAGACGCGCGAGTCGCTGCTCGACGCCGGTGTCGACTGGATCGTCGGGCTGAACTGGCAGGACGAGTTCCTGGGCAGCGCGCTGCTCGGCCTGGAGCCGTCGTTCACCCGGCAGGATCTGGCGACCCTGCTGACGGAACTCTTCGGCGAGGCCTCGCGCCTGCTGCACCGCCTCGACACCGAGCCGGCGGCCACGGATGTCGACCTGGAGATCGTGCGCCTGCTCGTCGAGCAGCACGAGAAGCGAAGCCAGGGCCCCTTCGCGATCACCGGCGCCATGGTCGGGCCCCTGCGCCGCCTGAGCCGCGCCATGGGCTTCACCGTGGAACAGGAGCGCGACCTCATCCAGGGCTGCCTGCTGCGTGACCTGGGCCTGGCCGCACGCGAGGACGCCCTGATGGGACCGCGTGCCGCCATGGACCCGACGCAATGGCCACGCTTCCGGCAGCACCCGACGGAGGGTGCATCGCTCCTGCGCGGGCTGCAGGCGCCGCAGACCGTGCTCGACGTCGTCGCCGCCCATCACGAGCGCTTCAACGGCAAGGGATTCCCGATGGGCCTGAAGGGCCGCCAGATCCCGCTGGCTGCGCGCATCGTGAAGGTTGTCGAGAGCTGGGTGGCCCTGCGTACCGGTGATGCCTCGCGAGCGCCTCTCGGCGCCGAGGAGGCGCTCGAACTCATGCTGGCCGACGCAGGAGAGCGCCTCGACCCCGATATCGTCGCCGTGTTCACCCGTTCGCTGCAGCCTGAGCTGCAGCGGGCCGGGGCCGGTGCGCCGCCCGGCGCGTGA
- a CDS encoding helix-turn-helix domain-containing protein has protein sequence MSDNHDNSRIYIGGEDQFGQVMTSVEAAEYLKMHVKTVCRLAKEGKIPARKVGSEWRFLRTVLDSWLAEALV, from the coding sequence ATGTCCGACAACCACGACAACTCCAGGATCTACATCGGGGGGGAAGATCAGTTCGGTCAGGTCATGACTTCGGTCGAAGCTGCGGAATACCTCAAAATGCACGTCAAGACTGTCTGCAGATTGGCGAAAGAAGGGAAGATCCCGGCCCGCAAGGTGGGCAGCGAGTGGCGCTTCCTGCGGACGGTGCTGGACAGCTGGCTGGCCGAGGCGCTCGTCTGA
- a CDS encoding alpha/beta hydrolase, translated as MNDGGSRPQGNNSGNQGGGGNRGGGRLRGTGREPGRIARVPSGGGSGGGGSGGGSGSGGQNRRPGPPRRGPSSSGPNAPGPMPSGSVSGNAAMSGPGGPPMAGNANMGGNSSGPPARPNYPSAPEPMPADPVVTPEAQALALTAWDLARTRGDREDTPRGQIMTLRTHQKLIAAFEAGRHIPEEDRTFLRVRENARGSFLLIHGMSTGPADLRGLARHLGDNECNVWVLRLPELGAVPGALSHASWESSLLQARQRCQMLSRGGGKLHVVGLGYGAALALHLASRSEMISSLVLLAPALMPRVSAFQRQLVRFRLHRLAMFRKWLGVNADLLEGMDTARSRVGRVQVPIYAAQCDDDDRASPLSLRFLQRKAHNRDSRFQVFPTGGHAILAAHGERVLYGEILKFCGIK; from the coding sequence GTGAACGACGGCGGCTCGAGGCCCCAGGGCAACAACTCCGGCAACCAGGGCGGCGGCGGCAATCGCGGCGGCGGTCGCCTGCGTGGCACCGGGCGTGAGCCCGGCCGCATCGCGCGCGTTCCTTCCGGCGGCGGCAGCGGAGGTGGCGGCAGTGGCGGCGGCAGCGGCAGCGGCGGTCAGAACCGTCGTCCGGGTCCGCCGCGCAGGGGGCCCAGTTCCTCCGGTCCCAATGCGCCGGGTCCGATGCCCTCTGGTTCCGTGTCGGGCAACGCCGCGATGTCCGGCCCCGGTGGCCCGCCCATGGCGGGCAACGCGAACATGGGCGGCAACTCGAGCGGTCCGCCGGCGCGCCCCAATTATCCGTCGGCCCCCGAGCCGATGCCCGCCGACCCGGTCGTGACGCCCGAGGCCCAGGCCCTGGCCCTGACCGCCTGGGACCTGGCCCGTACGCGCGGTGACCGCGAAGACACGCCGCGCGGCCAGATCATGACGCTGCGCACGCACCAGAAGCTGATCGCCGCCTTCGAGGCGGGACGCCACATTCCCGAGGAAGATCGAACCTTCCTGCGCGTGCGCGAGAACGCCCGCGGTTCGTTCCTGCTCATCCACGGCATGTCCACGGGGCCGGCCGACCTGCGCGGCCTGGCGCGCCACCTCGGCGACAACGAGTGCAACGTGTGGGTGCTCCGCCTGCCTGAACTGGGCGCGGTGCCCGGCGCCCTGAGCCACGCTTCGTGGGAATCGTCGCTGCTGCAGGCGCGACAGCGCTGCCAGATGCTCAGTCGTGGCGGCGGCAAGCTGCACGTGGTGGGCCTGGGCTATGGCGCAGCGCTGGCGCTGCATCTGGCCAGCCGCAGCGAGATGATCAGCAGCCTCGTGCTGCTGGCGCCGGCGCTCATGCCGCGCGTGTCGGCGTTCCAGAGGCAGCTCGTGCGGTTCCGCCTGCATCGCCTGGCGATGTTCCGCAAGTGGCTCGGCGTCAACGCCGACCTGCTCGAGGGCATGGATACGGCGCGCAGCCGCGTCGGCCGGGTGCAGGTTCCCATCTATGCCGCGCAGTGCGACGACGACGATCGCGCCTCGCCTCTTTCGCTGCGGTTCCTGCAGCGCAAGGCGCACAATCGCGATTCGCGGTTCCAGGTGTTCCCCACGGGCGGACACGCCATTCTCGCCGCCCACGGCGAGCGCGTGCTTTACGGCGAGATCCTCAAGTTCTGCGGGATCAAGTAG